One segment of Curtobacterium poinsettiae DNA contains the following:
- a CDS encoding class II fumarate hydratase, whose protein sequence is MTDTTANDTAATEFRIEHDTMGEVRVPKSALYRAQTQRAVENFPISGTGLESAQIVALARIKRAAAVVNGALGIVEPAVADAIAGAADLIIGGQHHDQFPVDVYQTGSGTSSNMNMNEVLATLASDIAGSAVHPNDHVNASQSSNDVFPTSVHVAVTEALLRTLVPALEHLAESLEAKATLWADAVKSGRTHLMDATPVTLGQEFGGYARQIRLGIERVQATLPRVAEVPLGGTAVGTGINTPKGFPQRVIAQLASDTDLPITEAVDHFEAQGARDALVEASGALKVLAVSLTKINNDLRWMGSGPNTGLGELHIPDLQPGSSIMPGKVNPVIPEATLMVGARVIGNDATIAWAGASGAFELNVAIPVMGTALLESIRLLANSSRVLADKTIDGLQANLERARAFAESSPSIVTPLNRVIGYEAAAKVAKYAVAEGITVRDAVVALGHVERGEVTEAQLDEALDVLSMTHPN, encoded by the coding sequence GTGACCGACACCACTGCGAACGACACCGCTGCGACCGAGTTCCGCATCGAGCACGACACGATGGGCGAGGTACGGGTGCCGAAGTCGGCGCTCTACCGTGCCCAGACCCAGCGCGCCGTCGAGAACTTCCCCATCTCGGGCACCGGGCTCGAGTCGGCGCAGATCGTGGCGCTCGCACGGATCAAGCGTGCGGCGGCCGTCGTGAACGGTGCACTCGGCATCGTCGAACCCGCCGTCGCCGACGCCATCGCGGGCGCGGCCGACCTGATCATCGGCGGGCAGCACCACGACCAGTTCCCGGTCGACGTCTACCAGACCGGCAGCGGCACGTCGTCGAACATGAACATGAACGAGGTGCTCGCGACACTGGCGTCCGACATCGCGGGCTCGGCGGTGCACCCGAACGACCACGTCAACGCCTCGCAGTCGTCGAACGACGTCTTCCCCACCTCCGTGCACGTCGCCGTGACCGAGGCGCTCCTCCGCACCCTCGTGCCCGCCCTCGAGCACCTCGCCGAGTCCCTCGAAGCGAAGGCCACGCTCTGGGCCGACGCCGTGAAGTCCGGCCGGACGCACCTGATGGACGCCACGCCCGTCACCCTCGGGCAGGAGTTCGGCGGCTACGCACGCCAGATCCGCCTGGGCATCGAGCGTGTGCAGGCGACGCTGCCCCGCGTCGCCGAGGTCCCGCTCGGCGGCACCGCGGTCGGGACCGGTATCAACACCCCGAAGGGCTTCCCGCAGCGGGTCATCGCCCAGCTCGCGAGCGACACCGACCTGCCGATCACCGAGGCCGTCGACCACTTCGAGGCGCAGGGGGCGCGTGACGCCCTGGTCGAGGCCTCCGGTGCGCTCAAGGTGCTCGCCGTCAGCCTGACGAAGATCAACAACGACCTGCGCTGGATGGGCTCCGGTCCGAACACCGGCCTGGGCGAGCTGCACATCCCCGACCTGCAGCCCGGCTCCTCGATCATGCCCGGCAAGGTGAACCCGGTGATCCCCGAGGCCACCCTGATGGTCGGCGCCCGGGTCATCGGCAACGACGCCACCATCGCCTGGGCCGGTGCCTCGGGTGCGTTCGAGCTCAACGTCGCCATCCCGGTGATGGGCACGGCGCTGCTCGAGTCGATCCGGCTGCTGGCGAACAGCTCGCGGGTGCTCGCGGACAAGACCATCGACGGGCTGCAGGCGAACCTCGAGCGTGCTCGCGCGTTCGCGGAGTCCTCGCCGTCGATCGTCACCCCGCTCAACCGGGTCATCGGCTACGAGGCAGCGGCGAAGGTCGCGAAGTACGCCGTCGCCGAGGGCATCACCGTGCGCGACGCCGTCGTGGCCCTCGGCCACGTCGAGCGCGGCGAGGTCACCGAGGCACAGCTCGACGAGGCGCTCGACGTCCTCAGCATGACCCACCCGAACTAG
- a CDS encoding carbonic anhydrase: protein MPDRAASTPSDALRLLVDGNARFAADKRRMGRVDPDRRTELEGSQSPFATVLGCSDSRVPFEHVFDAGIGDLFAIRNAGQIVDDVVLGSIEFAVVALGTPLVVVLRHTRCGAVAAARSGEPVPAPHLQALVDAIAPSVEKVRLTDAELPQEAVGAAHLEATLRQVIERSGAVSDAVAKGRLAVVGATYDLATGEVTIDTVVGQV, encoded by the coding sequence ATGCCCGACCGCGCCGCCTCCACCCCGTCCGACGCCCTGCGCCTGCTCGTCGACGGCAACGCACGATTCGCCGCCGACAAGCGCCGGATGGGCCGCGTGGACCCGGACCGCCGCACCGAGCTCGAAGGATCGCAGTCGCCGTTCGCGACCGTCCTCGGCTGCTCGGACTCGCGGGTGCCGTTCGAGCACGTCTTCGACGCCGGCATCGGTGACCTGTTCGCCATCCGCAACGCCGGCCAGATCGTCGACGACGTCGTGCTCGGCTCGATCGAGTTCGCGGTCGTCGCCCTGGGCACGCCCCTGGTCGTCGTGCTCCGGCACACCCGGTGCGGTGCCGTCGCGGCAGCGCGCTCCGGTGAGCCCGTCCCCGCCCCGCACCTGCAGGCCCTCGTCGATGCGATCGCCCCGAGCGTCGAGAAGGTCCGGCTCACCGACGCCGAGCTCCCGCAGGAAGCCGTCGGCGCCGCACACCTCGAAGCCACCCTCCGCCAGGTGATCGAGCGCTCCGGCGCGGTCTCCGACGCCGTGGCCAAGGGTAGATTGGCGGTCGTCGGGGCGACGTACGACCTCGCCACCGGAGAAGTCACCATCGACACCGTCGTCGGCCAGGTCTGA
- a CDS encoding DUF4245 domain-containing protein, whose product MTDPTGRPIVAELGRPETAEETWARKDAARTARRQHQTAFNLVIALIASLGIVLFLVAVVVRPDTTVDRTVDYQQIAAKANVDDVTLVAPPLPNGYSANRADFASKTTDGVDVWTVGFVTPDKQYLGVQQGIDANASWVSNQLDQRPSTGDRTIGDTEWTVYDRRAEGTDAGNHAYSLVSTFGKNTIVLSGTADDKAFRTVATAVSRELTE is encoded by the coding sequence ATGACCGACCCCACCGGCCGCCCGATCGTCGCCGAGCTCGGTCGCCCCGAGACGGCAGAGGAGACCTGGGCTCGCAAGGACGCCGCCCGGACCGCCCGCCGTCAGCACCAGACCGCGTTCAACCTGGTCATCGCGCTCATCGCCTCACTCGGCATCGTGCTGTTCCTGGTGGCGGTCGTCGTCCGGCCCGACACCACCGTGGACCGCACCGTCGACTACCAGCAGATCGCGGCGAAGGCGAACGTCGACGACGTCACCCTGGTCGCGCCGCCGCTGCCGAACGGCTACAGCGCCAACCGCGCGGACTTCGCGAGCAAGACCACCGACGGCGTGGACGTCTGGACCGTCGGCTTCGTGACGCCGGACAAGCAGTACCTCGGTGTGCAGCAGGGCATCGACGCCAACGCCTCGTGGGTGTCGAACCAGCTCGACCAGCGGCCGTCCACCGGTGACCGCACGATCGGTGACACGGAGTGGACCGTCTACGACCGCCGCGCCGAGGGCACCGACGCCGGCAACCACGCCTACTCACTCGTCTCGACGTTCGGCAAGAACACGATCGTGCTCTCCGGAACCGCCGACGACAAGGCCTTCCGGACCGTCGCGACCGCCGTCTCCCGAGAACTGACCGAGTAG
- a CDS encoding exodeoxyribonuclease VII small subunit, translated as MPSQQEPEQTDVQSLSYEAARDELVRVVSELEQGSATLERSLALWERGEALAARCEEWLVGARARLDAARAASDAQDGSGR; from the coding sequence GTGCCATCCCAGCAGGAACCCGAGCAGACCGACGTCCAGTCGCTGAGCTACGAAGCTGCCCGCGACGAACTCGTGCGCGTCGTGAGCGAGCTCGAACAGGGCTCCGCGACCCTCGAGCGTTCGCTGGCGCTCTGGGAGCGGGGCGAAGCCCTCGCCGCCCGGTGCGAAGAGTGGCTCGTCGGCGCCCGTGCACGGCTCGACGCGGCCCGTGCCGCCAGCGACGCCCAGGACGGCTCCGGGCGATGA
- the xseA gene encoding exodeoxyribonuclease VII large subunit, translating to MAIEQGPPTADNPWPVALLGAKLRDWIDRLGTAWVEGEITQWNVAGGNVYGKLKDVEVDATVSFSIWSSVRSRVPADIKQGDRVVAALKPNYWVKGGSLTMQVVEMKHVGLGDLLERLERLRRTLAEEGLFDRSRKQRLPFLPHRIGLITGKDSDAEKDVKRNAQLRWPHVEFRTVHTAVQGERTMGEVTAAILELDADPEVDVIIIARGGGDFQNLLGFSDEGLVRAAAAASTPIVSAIGHEADRPILDEVADLRASTPTDAAKRVVPDVAEELANVRAARARLGLRLSHTLSVEADRLAALRSRPALASTAWLVDTRAEEVARDLSRARELLDRRLERGHSEVGHLTARLRALSPRDTLRRGYAIVQRADGGVVRGTDDLSGATPVHVTLGAGTATGTLEPDGPGPDGS from the coding sequence ATGGCGATCGAACAGGGCCCGCCGACGGCCGACAACCCGTGGCCCGTGGCGCTCCTCGGCGCGAAGCTCCGCGACTGGATCGACCGGCTCGGCACCGCCTGGGTCGAGGGCGAGATCACGCAGTGGAACGTCGCCGGGGGCAACGTGTACGGCAAGCTCAAGGACGTCGAGGTGGACGCCACCGTGTCGTTCTCCATCTGGTCGAGCGTGCGCTCCCGGGTGCCGGCGGACATCAAGCAGGGCGACCGGGTCGTCGCCGCGCTCAAGCCGAACTACTGGGTCAAGGGCGGCTCACTGACGATGCAGGTCGTCGAGATGAAGCACGTCGGGCTCGGTGACCTGCTCGAACGCCTCGAGCGCCTCCGCCGCACCCTCGCCGAGGAAGGGCTGTTCGACCGGTCCCGCAAGCAGCGTCTGCCCTTCCTGCCGCACCGCATCGGCCTGATCACCGGCAAGGACTCCGACGCCGAGAAGGACGTCAAGCGCAACGCGCAGCTGCGGTGGCCCCATGTGGAGTTCCGCACCGTGCACACGGCGGTGCAGGGCGAACGGACCATGGGCGAGGTCACGGCGGCGATCCTCGAGCTCGACGCCGACCCCGAGGTCGACGTCATCATCATCGCCCGTGGCGGCGGCGACTTCCAGAACCTGCTCGGCTTCAGCGACGAAGGGCTCGTCCGTGCCGCGGCCGCTGCGTCGACCCCGATCGTCTCGGCGATCGGGCACGAAGCCGATCGCCCGATCCTCGACGAGGTCGCCGACCTGCGCGCCTCGACCCCCACGGACGCCGCGAAGCGGGTCGTGCCCGACGTTGCCGAGGAGCTCGCCAACGTCCGGGCGGCCCGCGCCCGACTCGGGCTCCGGCTCTCGCACACGCTGTCGGTCGAGGCCGACCGGCTCGCCGCGCTGCGGTCGCGCCCGGCTCTGGCGTCGACCGCGTGGCTCGTCGACACCCGTGCGGAAGAGGTCGCCCGCGACCTGTCCCGCGCCCGCGAACTGCTCGACCGCCGGCTCGAGCGCGGGCACTCCGAGGTCGGGCACCTGACCGCTCGGCTCCGGGCACTCTCACCGCGCGACACCCTGCGCCGCGGGTACGCCATCGTGCAGCGGGCCGACGGGGGCGTCGTCCGCGGCACGGACGACCTGTCCGGAGCGACGCCGGTGCACGTCACGCTCGGCGCCGGCACGGCCACGGGCACGCTCGAACCGGACGGCCCCGGCCCGGACGGCTCCTGA
- a CDS encoding 4-hydroxy-3-methylbut-2-enyl diphosphate reductase: MTITNGHTVPLAPPRVHAARGRLRDEPVAGPKKVLLAAPRGYCAGVDRAVVAVEKALEQYGEPVYVRKQIVHNVHVVSTLEQRGAVFVDDVAEVPRGSHVVFSAHGVSPAVVAGAAERDLHAIDATCPLVTKVHREATRFAKAERTIILIGHAGHEEVEGTMGHAPDRTILVNGPDDVAALSVSDPDNLVWLSQTTLSVDETMETVRLLREKFPAIQDPPSDDICYATQNRQVAIKKVAPGADLVIVVGSANSSNSVRLVEVALEHGARAAHRVDYAEEIQQEWLDGVETVGVTSGASVPEELVAEVLEQLADAGYAAVEEVVTAHEDLMFSLPKELRTDASGNPTRALGGRRA; encoded by the coding sequence GTGACGATCACCAACGGCCACACGGTCCCGCTCGCCCCGCCGCGTGTGCACGCGGCACGGGGCAGACTGCGTGACGAACCGGTCGCCGGCCCCAAGAAGGTGCTGCTCGCGGCCCCCCGTGGTTACTGCGCCGGGGTGGACCGCGCGGTCGTGGCGGTCGAGAAGGCGTTGGAGCAGTACGGCGAGCCCGTCTACGTCCGCAAGCAGATCGTCCACAACGTGCACGTGGTGTCGACGCTCGAGCAGCGCGGTGCCGTCTTCGTCGACGACGTGGCAGAGGTCCCCCGGGGCTCGCACGTCGTCTTCAGCGCGCACGGTGTGTCGCCGGCCGTCGTCGCGGGCGCCGCCGAACGCGACCTGCACGCCATCGACGCCACCTGCCCCCTCGTCACCAAGGTCCACCGCGAAGCCACCCGGTTCGCCAAGGCCGAGCGCACCATCATCCTGATCGGCCACGCCGGCCACGAAGAGGTCGAGGGCACGATGGGGCACGCCCCGGACCGCACGATCCTGGTGAACGGCCCCGACGACGTCGCCGCACTGTCCGTCTCCGATCCGGACAACCTCGTCTGGCTGTCGCAGACCACGCTCAGCGTCGACGAGACGATGGAGACCGTGCGGCTGCTGCGCGAGAAGTTCCCGGCCATCCAGGACCCCCCGTCGGACGACATCTGCTACGCCACGCAGAACCGCCAGGTCGCGATCAAGAAGGTCGCGCCCGGTGCCGACCTGGTGATCGTCGTCGGCTCGGCGAACTCGTCGAACAGCGTCCGCCTGGTCGAGGTCGCGCTCGAGCACGGTGCCCGCGCCGCTCACCGTGTCGACTACGCGGAGGAGATCCAGCAGGAGTGGCTCGACGGTGTCGAGACGGTCGGCGTGACGAGCGGTGCGTCCGTGCCGGAAGAACTCGTGGCCGAGGTGCTCGAACAACTCGCCGACGCCGGCTACGCCGCCGTCGAAGAGGTCGTCACCGCACACGAGGACCTGATGTTCTCGCTCCCCAAGGAGCTCCGCACCGACGCCTCGGGCAACCCGACGCGCGCGCTCGGCGGGCGTCGGGCATGA
- a CDS encoding DUF6264 family protein, with the protein MSGSDGWSSVPRRDPADHGDAGAGAGQEARGASPTAAAGPASGRPQGRPAPGYGEYAPEGWVNPVLIEQERQERERQARERQDQAPATGVRDAAPRDRSGGDRTGTDARSGAVPAGAQRSMVRSRFGRTPVDFVLTVGLLAFGLVSVVQSLSVGEVASTVRRTLETQYTALNDPSALSTAAAIAAITNVVVFALVAWWSIRRLRARRRTFWVPLVGAVVATAISTIAFVVVVMQDQAFVDFMLRQSGA; encoded by the coding sequence ATGAGCGGCTCGGACGGCTGGTCCTCGGTCCCGCGTCGCGACCCGGCGGACCACGGTGACGCCGGTGCTGGTGCCGGCCAGGAGGCCCGGGGTGCGTCCCCGACGGCGGCCGCCGGTCCCGCGAGCGGTCGGCCCCAGGGCCGTCCCGCCCCCGGGTACGGCGAGTACGCGCCCGAGGGCTGGGTGAACCCGGTCCTCATCGAGCAGGAACGCCAGGAGCGGGAGCGTCAGGCACGGGAGCGGCAGGACCAGGCCCCCGCCACCGGCGTGCGCGACGCTGCTCCTCGCGACCGCTCCGGCGGCGACCGCACTGGTACGGATGCTCGCTCCGGTGCAGTCCCTGCCGGGGCGCAGCGGTCGATGGTCCGCAGCCGGTTCGGTCGCACACCGGTTGACTTCGTGCTCACCGTCGGGCTGCTCGCCTTCGGACTGGTCTCCGTGGTGCAGTCCCTCTCGGTGGGCGAGGTCGCCTCCACCGTGCGGCGCACCCTCGAGACCCAGTACACGGCGCTGAACGACCCGAGTGCCCTGAGCACGGCGGCCGCCATCGCCGCGATCACCAACGTGGTCGTGTTCGCCCTGGTTGCCTGGTGGTCCATCCGCCGGCTCCGGGCACGGAGGCGGACGTTCTGGGTGCCGCTGGTCGGAGCCGTCGTCGCCACGGCGATCAGCACGATCGCGTTCGTCGTCGTGGTCATGCAGGACCAGGCATTCGTCGACTTCATGCTGCGCCAGTCCGGCGCCTGA
- a CDS encoding M18 family aminopeptidase produces MTVDAIASEFAQFVTESPTAFHAAAATRDRLVAAGFTELSELDAWPTESGAYVVVRDGAVIAWRLPDGAGPTTPFRILGAHTDSPGFRVKPNPGVRTGGWEQLNVEVYGGALLSTWFDRDLRIAGRVVDADGSVRLVSTDAVARIPNLAIHLDRGVNDGKEIDRQRHTLPIVGVDGDAGGTAVVEWLLARLGDGAVSWDLFLADTQVPARIGIEREFLASGRMDNLTSVHAGLRGIVDAPTDGDHIPVFAAFDHEEIGSSTPSGAGGPFLEDVLGRVQEGLGATRSEAARAFRASWLLSSDAGHLVHPNQPEKHDPTNRPRPGAGPLLKISANQRYMTEAKGEAVWAAACETAGVSWQPFVNVNTIPGGSTIGPIAATRLGIPTIDIGVGLLSMHSIRELVHVDDLAALHGAVAAFLAG; encoded by the coding sequence GTGACCGTCGACGCCATCGCCTCCGAGTTCGCCCAGTTCGTCACCGAGTCGCCCACCGCGTTCCACGCGGCGGCGGCGACCCGTGACCGTCTCGTCGCTGCCGGGTTCACCGAGCTGTCCGAACTCGACGCCTGGCCGACCGAGTCCGGTGCGTACGTGGTGGTCCGCGACGGCGCCGTCATCGCGTGGCGCCTGCCCGACGGTGCCGGCCCGACGACGCCGTTCCGGATCCTCGGCGCCCACACCGACTCCCCCGGCTTCCGCGTGAAGCCGAACCCCGGCGTCCGCACGGGCGGCTGGGAGCAGCTGAACGTCGAGGTCTACGGCGGCGCGCTCCTGTCGACCTGGTTCGACCGCGACCTGCGGATCGCCGGCCGGGTCGTCGACGCCGACGGCAGCGTGCGGCTCGTCAGCACGGACGCCGTCGCCCGCATCCCGAACCTCGCGATCCACCTCGACCGCGGGGTCAACGACGGCAAGGAGATCGACCGCCAGCGCCACACCCTGCCGATCGTCGGGGTCGATGGCGACGCCGGTGGGACCGCTGTCGTGGAGTGGCTGCTCGCCCGGCTCGGCGATGGTGCCGTGTCGTGGGACCTGTTCCTCGCCGACACCCAGGTGCCGGCCCGGATCGGCATCGAGCGCGAGTTCCTGGCGTCCGGCCGGATGGACAACCTGACGAGCGTGCACGCCGGACTCCGGGGCATCGTCGACGCGCCGACCGACGGTGACCACATCCCGGTGTTCGCGGCGTTCGACCACGAGGAGATCGGGTCGTCGACGCCGTCCGGTGCCGGTGGTCCGTTCCTCGAGGACGTCCTCGGCCGTGTGCAGGAGGGCCTCGGCGCCACCCGCTCCGAAGCGGCCCGGGCCTTCCGTGCGTCGTGGCTGCTGTCGAGCGACGCCGGGCACCTGGTGCACCCGAACCAGCCGGAGAAGCACGACCCGACGAACCGACCGCGCCCGGGAGCCGGACCGCTGCTGAAGATCAGCGCGAACCAGCGCTACATGACCGAGGCGAAGGGCGAGGCCGTCTGGGCAGCCGCGTGCGAGACCGCCGGTGTGTCGTGGCAGCCGTTCGTCAACGTGAACACGATCCCCGGCGGCTCGACCATCGGCCCGATCGCGGCGACCCGGCTCGGGATCCCGACGATCGACATCGGCGTCGGACTGCTGTCGATGCACTCGATCCGGGAGCTCGTGCACGTCGACGACCTGGCTGCCTTGCACGGAGCGGTCGCCGCCTTCCTGGCCGGCTGA
- the fbaA gene encoding class II fructose-bisphosphate aldolase: protein MPIATPEQYAEMIERAKAGKFAYPAVNVSSSQTINAVLQGLQEAGSDGILQVTTGGADYFAGHTIKNRAAGALAMAKFAHEVAKNYDITVALHTDHCPKDALDGFVLPLIAASEEEVRQGRNPIFQSHMWDGSAVPLDENIEIAKTMIEKTRNINAILEVEIGVVGGEEDGVQHEGTNDALYTTPNDVEKVVDALGLGDKGRWIAALTFGNVHGVYKPGNVKLRPELLGEIQASVAAKHGTGENPLDLVFHGGSGSTDDEIHEAVRNGVIKMNIDTDTQYAFTRSIADSMFRNYEGVLKIDGEVGNKKQYDPRAWGKVAETAMAARVGEAAKVLGSAGHTQG, encoded by the coding sequence GTGCCCATCGCAACGCCGGAACAGTACGCCGAGATGATCGAACGCGCGAAGGCGGGCAAGTTCGCGTACCCCGCGGTCAACGTCTCCTCCTCGCAGACCATCAACGCGGTCCTCCAGGGCCTGCAGGAAGCCGGTTCCGACGGCATCCTCCAGGTCACGACGGGCGGTGCCGACTACTTCGCCGGCCACACCATCAAGAACCGCGCAGCGGGTGCCCTGGCGATGGCGAAGTTCGCCCACGAGGTCGCCAAGAACTACGACATCACGGTCGCGCTGCACACCGACCACTGCCCGAAGGACGCCCTCGACGGCTTCGTCCTGCCGCTCATCGCGGCGAGCGAGGAAGAGGTCCGGCAGGGTCGCAACCCGATCTTCCAGTCGCACATGTGGGACGGTTCAGCCGTGCCGCTCGACGAGAACATCGAGATCGCAAAGACCATGATCGAGAAGACGCGGAACATCAACGCGATCCTCGAGGTCGAGATCGGCGTCGTCGGCGGCGAAGAGGACGGCGTCCAGCACGAGGGCACGAACGACGCGCTCTACACCACCCCGAACGACGTCGAGAAGGTCGTCGACGCACTCGGCCTGGGTGACAAGGGCCGCTGGATCGCGGCGCTCACCTTCGGCAACGTGCACGGCGTCTACAAGCCGGGCAACGTCAAGCTCCGCCCCGAGCTCCTCGGCGAGATCCAGGCGTCGGTCGCGGCGAAGCACGGCACCGGCGAGAACCCCCTCGACCTCGTCTTCCACGGCGGCTCCGGCTCGACCGACGACGAGATCCACGAGGCCGTCCGCAACGGCGTCATCAAGATGAACATCGACACGGACACGCAGTACGCGTTCACCCGCTCGATCGCCGACTCGATGTTCCGGAACTACGAGGGCGTCCTGAAGATCGACGGCGAGGTCGGCAACAAGAAGCAGTACGACCCCCGTGCCTGGGGCAAGGTCGCCGAGACCGCCATGGCGGCTCGCGTCGGCGAGGCCGCGAAGGTCCTCGGCTCCGCTGGTCACACCCAGGGCTGA
- the glpX gene encoding class II fructose-bisphosphatase codes for MTPTTETGSLFLQPDRNLALELVRATEAAAIRAQPWVGRGEKNLADGAAVDAMRKFLGTVNFDGVVVIGEGEKDNAPMLYNGEHVGNGHGPACDIAVDPIDGTSLTAAGRQNAISVMAVSDRGSMYDPSAVFYMDKIAAGPEGRGVLDLEKPIGDNIRALAKAKGKDLEDMVVAVLDRPRHDELIRAIRATGAGTRLLLDGDVAGGIAAALPGSTIDMCVGVGGTPEGIITACAIKALGGVILGKLQPKDDEERERAIAAGHDLDKVLDQDDLVTGDNTFFVATGVTDGVLVDGVRRSRGVIHTDSLVLRSRSNTIRRIQADHRAEKWF; via the coding sequence GTGACTCCCACTACGGAAACCGGCTCCCTGTTCCTCCAGCCCGACCGCAACCTCGCGCTCGAGCTCGTGCGTGCGACGGAGGCCGCCGCGATCCGTGCGCAGCCGTGGGTCGGGCGTGGTGAGAAGAACCTCGCCGACGGTGCTGCGGTCGACGCGATGCGCAAGTTCCTCGGCACGGTGAACTTCGACGGCGTCGTCGTCATCGGCGAGGGCGAGAAGGACAACGCCCCGATGCTCTACAACGGCGAGCACGTCGGCAACGGGCACGGCCCGGCTTGCGACATCGCGGTCGACCCGATCGACGGCACCTCGCTCACCGCCGCCGGCCGCCAGAACGCCATCTCCGTCATGGCCGTCTCGGACCGCGGTTCGATGTACGACCCCTCCGCCGTCTTCTACATGGACAAGATCGCCGCCGGCCCCGAGGGTCGCGGTGTCCTGGACCTCGAGAAGCCGATCGGTGACAACATCCGCGCGCTGGCGAAGGCCAAGGGCAAGGACCTCGAGGACATGGTCGTCGCCGTGCTCGACCGTCCGCGCCACGACGAGCTGATCCGCGCCATCCGCGCGACCGGTGCCGGCACGCGACTGCTGCTCGACGGTGACGTCGCCGGTGGCATCGCCGCCGCCCTGCCCGGCTCGACCATCGACATGTGCGTCGGTGTCGGCGGCACCCCCGAGGGCATCATCACGGCGTGCGCGATCAAGGCGCTCGGCGGCGTGATCCTCGGCAAGCTCCAGCCGAAGGACGACGAGGAGCGCGAGCGCGCCATCGCCGCCGGCCACGACCTGGACAAGGTCCTCGACCAGGACGACCTGGTGACGGGTGACAACACGTTCTTCGTCGCCACCGGCGTCACCGACGGCGTCCTGGTCGACGGCGTGCGTCGTTCGCGCGGCGTCATCCACACCGACTCGCTCGTGCTCCGCTCGCGCTCGAACACGATCCGCCGCATCCAGGCGGACCACCGTGCGGAGAAGTGGTTCTGA
- a CDS encoding DNA recombination protein RmuC, translating into MQILALVIGLVIGIAVGAVVAWSLARSRAGVDAASARATAEALRGQLEAVRRDAEERLDAQDTQYRRQVDSLERRSAELEHLVQRMHGVDAARNQNESKVLSALSPVAQTLDVMRTKIAELEQSRSEQYGALSAQLRSAAESEERLRATADTLASALSSNSTRGVWGETQLRNVVEAAGLLERVDFDVQSSVTTAVGSARPDMVVHLPGGKTIAVDAKVPFSAYLQAAEIPATATGAEAARRDQLIAQHVKALRAHVDALAAREYWTGYDASPELTVAFIPSESLISSALAADPGLLDHAFRKRIALASPVTLWSVLKTVAFSWQQDVVSQEAHELFKVSRELYGRLSTMAGHVDKLGRSIRGSVVDYNRFVGSLERQVLPSARRLSLLDESKVIADPASIEDEPRLLTAPELVGAVDED; encoded by the coding sequence ATGCAGATCCTCGCCCTGGTCATCGGTCTCGTGATCGGCATCGCCGTCGGTGCGGTCGTCGCCTGGTCGCTCGCCCGCTCGCGCGCGGGCGTCGACGCCGCGTCGGCCCGCGCGACGGCCGAGGCCCTGCGCGGTCAGCTCGAGGCGGTGCGGCGTGACGCCGAGGAACGCCTCGACGCCCAGGACACGCAGTACCGCCGCCAGGTCGACTCGCTCGAACGGCGCTCCGCCGAACTCGAGCACCTGGTGCAGCGCATGCACGGCGTCGACGCAGCGCGCAACCAGAACGAGTCCAAGGTGCTCTCGGCGCTCAGCCCCGTGGCGCAGACGCTCGACGTGATGCGCACGAAGATCGCCGAGCTCGAGCAGTCCCGGAGCGAGCAGTACGGCGCGCTGTCGGCACAGCTCCGGTCGGCCGCCGAGTCGGAAGAGCGCCTGCGCGCCACCGCCGACACCCTGGCCAGCGCCCTGTCGTCGAACAGCACGCGCGGCGTCTGGGGCGAGACGCAGCTGCGCAACGTGGTCGAGGCCGCCGGGCTGCTCGAACGGGTGGACTTCGACGTGCAGTCCTCCGTCACCACCGCCGTCGGCTCCGCCCGCCCGGACATGGTCGTGCACCTCCCCGGCGGCAAGACCATCGCCGTCGATGCCAAGGTGCCGTTCAGCGCCTACCTGCAAGCAGCCGAGATCCCGGCGACCGCCACCGGTGCCGAGGCAGCACGACGCGACCAGCTCATCGCCCAGCACGTCAAGGCGCTCCGCGCGCACGTCGACGCCCTCGCCGCACGGGAGTACTGGACCGGCTACGACGCCTCCCCCGAGCTCACCGTCGCCTTCATCCCGTCCGAGTCGCTCATCTCGAGCGCCCTCGCCGCCGACCCCGGCCTGCTCGACCACGCCTTCCGCAAGCGCATCGCACTCGCCTCACCCGTGACCCTGTGGTCCGTGCTGAAGACCGTGGCGTTCTCGTGGCAGCAGGACGTCGTGTCGCAAGAGGCGCACGAGCTCTTCAAGGTCTCCCGCGAGCTCTACGGCCGGCTGTCCACGATGGCGGGGCACGTCGACAAGCTCGGCCGCTCGATCCGGGGCTCCGTCGTCGACTACAACCGCTTCGTCGGGTCGCTCGAACGCCAGGTCCTGCCGAGTGCCCGTCGGTTGTCGCTGCTCGACGAGTCGAAGGTGATCGCGGACCCGGCGTCGATCGAGGACGAGCCGCGGCTGCTCACGGCCCCGGAGCTCGTCGGCGCCGTCGACGAGGACTGA